The genomic stretch ACGATGTTTCCGCCATTGGGGAAGCGTTTTACCAGATCAGCACCACACACATACCCGGCATTCTTGTTGTCGGAGCCGGCATAGGCGGTTACATACTCCATGTCCTTTACTTCAGTGTCAAAGTTGATAATGGGAATACCGGCGTCTTTGAGGGCAACAAGAGCAGGGCGGATTCCTTCCCAGTCAACGGGGTTAAGGTAGATGGCGTCGATTCCCTGGGTAATCAGGTCTTCAATCTGGTTGATCTGTTTTGCCACGTCCATCGCCGGATCCATGGTGATCAGCTTGTCGCCGTTTGCTTCGACTTTATCACGGATAGACTGTTCAAGGATAATAAAGAAGGGGTTATTCATGGTCATGCAGGTATAACCGAAGGTGTATCCGCTGTCGGCTTCTCTACCGCCCTCTGCGAATACCGATCCCAATGCAACGATAAGGATCAGGCAAAATAAAAGTGCTTTTTTCATAAATCCTCCAATTTATGTTTGATGCGCTTGATAGGCGTGGTTGGTACCAAAACTCACCCTCGAAAGTATTCTACCGGCTTAAATTCTTGAACGCAAACAGTTTATTGTCACCACTTTTATGACAATTGTCACTAAAGCCTGTGATTTTTTCCTTAAAGCTTTACAAGTATTCACCTCTGGGCTATCGTACAGGCACGTTTATGGATAAACCGCTGAACTATGTTTACCATTTCATTCTCATCCTGAATCTGGCTATCGTGAGCCTGCTCTCCCTTGTCATGTACCAGACAACCTTTCTGGTGTGCGAAGCCGATCAGGCGCGAATATTTCTGGAGCAGGCACGGTATCTGCCCCATGTTCCCTGGCATGTTCCTGTTTATGCCATCGGCAGTTTTTTAATACTTGCGGTTTCCGGTTTACTGAAACGGCGCCTTGGAGAGTCCCGTACAATCCTTACCTTCCTGCTGTTTCTGGCGGATATCGCCATAACCTTTTTTATCGCCTACAATCTTAATTTCTCATACAAGGGGCTGTTCCTCTTTATCGGAGTCGGGGCCTTCTTTTTTATCAGTAAGCTGCCCCTGCGCTACATTGCCATTGGCCTGGTAATGCTCGGGTACATCTTTTCCGACTACGATATTATCTCGGTCCGTCTCAACCTGGTTTCCCTGCAGGATTATATCAGCTTTTACGGACCGAGCACGCAGATACCGCTTTACAGTATCCGGAGCACCCTGGAATCCCTTAACCTGATGCTGGCGATTCTCTTTTTCCAGTTCCTCATTCAGAGCAAGGTCCGGGAAAACAAGGAGTTCATCAAGGTCAACAATGAACTCTCCGACAAGCTTCATCAGCTGGAAATCCTTCAGGCAAAACTGGAGGAATCCGCGCGCCTAAAGGAGCGGAACCGTCTGGCCCACGAAATCCATGATATCCTCGGGCACTCCCTTACAAGCATCTCCACCGGGCTTGAAGCCTGCATTGAACTCTCCAAAAAAGGAGGGGCCGAACTGCACCGCCGCCTGATGAAGATAAAGAGTGTTACAGACAAGGGATTAACTGATATCCGTCGTTCGGTCCGGGAACTGAAAAGCGATGCGATAGTCAAATCCTCGCTCCTCAGGGCCCTGCAGGAGCTCATAAACGATGCCAATGCCCTGGGGGACCAGAGTGTGGAATTTACGATAATCGGCCAGGCAGTTCCCCTGGAGGATGACGAGGAACAGACAGTCTATCGCCTGGTCCAGGAGAGCCTGACAAACTCCTTCAAATATTCGGAAAGTAAAGCCATAGATGTAAGCCTGCGCTATACGGCTAACCAGCTGAGCGTATCCATCATCGATGACGGCAAAGGATGTGCCCAGGTTAAAAAGCACTTCGGCCTGGAGCATATAGAAGAGCAGATCGCTCTTTTAGGAGGAAAGGTCCGGTTCGAAACAGCCGAAAACTGCGGCTTCAAAACCTTTGCCACCATACCGCTGCGGAAGGGAGGAAAGTCATAACTATCAGTGTTCTAATCGCAGACGACCAGGAACTCATTCGCGAAAGCCTCGAGCTTATTATCAGCTCCGATTCCCGCTTCAGTGTTGTCGGAACGGCGAAGGACGGACGGGAGGCGGTGGAACTTGCCGGTCGTCTCAAACCCGACATCATCCTCATGGACATCAGAATGCCGGAGATCAATGGCCTTGAGTGCGTCAGTATAATCAAGGAACGGAACTCCGCCATAAGGATCATCATGCTCACCACCTTCGACGATGATCAATATGTCTACGAAGCTGTAAAGAATGGAGCCGACGGCTTTTTGCTTAAAGGGATATCCAAGAGCGACCTGCTCACCAGCATTGCTTCCGTCCATGCAGGCGGCGCCAGTGTTGATCCCCAGACTGCCCAGAAGATTTTCTCCTTATTCGGCCGGCTGGCCAACTCGTCCTTTCTCTCCCTGCAGACACCGGATGAACAGTTCAAATCCCTCACCATCCAGGAAATAAAGATAATGCAGCTGATCGGCAAAGGATTATCAAACAAGGAGATCATGCAGAAGGTCAACTTTTCCGAGGGAACCGTACGCAATTACATCAGTAATATTCTTAAAAAACTCGACCTTCGCGACCGTACTCAGATCGCGATATTTGCGATTCAATCCGGGCTCATGCTGAAAAACCTGGAGTCCCTGAATGGCTAAAAATACTCCGGTAACACGGGGAAAATTACGGATCCTCGGAGTATTGACAGTACTGATTCTGCTGATGGTATTCGCTCTACTGCACTACCGGAGCAAAACAGTTGTGCTGGAACTGGCCCTCTATTCGGGAAACAGCTGGGGGGTGCCCCAGAACTTTGCCTATGCCATCTACGACAAGGCCGTGGAGATGTTTGAGCAGCGCTTCGCAGACGAGGGGTATACGGTAGTGCTGCGCACCGGAACAATGTACAAGGATTATTCCGAATGGTTTGCCCAGCTGGTACTCAAGGGAAAAGAGCCGGACATATTTCTGATCATCGAAGAGGATTTTACCACCTATGCGGCCATCGGACTGCTGGAACGGCTCGATAAATATATCGAAAAGAGCGACTTGAGCCCGGATGTCTTTTTCCGCAATGCCCTTGAGGCAGGACAATACCAGGGCTCCCAGTATTCCTTACCCATCTATATAGTCCCCTCGTTCCTTATCGTGAATAATGATCTCCTCGATTCCCTGGACCTCACAATCGACCTGGACAACTGGACCTGGGAGCAGTTTTATCATCTGTGCGAACAGATTACCGATGATCTCGACGGTGACGGCGCCCCCGACCAGTTCGGGGTGGAAGGTTATGACTGGCATCATGTTTTCTATACCAATGACACCAGCCTGTTCAATGCGGACAGCACGCAGTCCGGATTCAATTATCAGCGTTTTTCCGAGACACTTCATTTTCTCAAAAAAATGCACGCCCTGAACCAGGGGGTTATTGTCAGGGAAGGGACCTTCGAAGACGGACGGGTGGGATTCAAAACCTTCAACCTTTCAGAGTTCCGTGTATACGGATCATACCCCTACCGTATTCTGCGATATGAAGATTTTGACTGGGAGGCTCTGCCTTTCCCCCACGGCCCCCACGGGAGCAGCAAATCAAAACTCTACACCGTACAACTGGGAATGAGTTCGCGCTCACGGCATAAGGATGTCGCCTTTGAGTTTCTCAAGTTCATCTCCAGCGACAAGGACTTTCAGTACCAGATCTGGGAATATTCCAATATGCTGCCGGTAAACCGCGCGGTCTTCGACCACATCTATAAATCGGGAATAATGCAGAGGGACGGAATGCGCCCCCTGGACCGTGAGTTTATCGAGTCGGTAATAGCCAACTCATACATCGATCCGGATTTTAAAAAGTACCCGGTAATCGATGAGTACATCACCCAGCGTATATTTACCATAATCGCCCAGGACGAAGACATTTCAAAGGGAGTCGGGAGCCTGGACCAGATGATCAATGAGCTTCTGGAGGATGAATACTCGGTTCAGACCGGTAAGCGCTGAGGGTAGACAGACGAATGCAATTATCCAGGATACACGATAAAAAACATGATAATGAAGTAAACGTTAGATTATGATATAGTTAACTGTTTCGTATAGATCCTTACTGGGGTAATTACATGGAGACTAATCAACTGACTGATGCATTCAGGTTTTAGAATGAAACAGACCCTGGTTTTTAGATTTAATACATTATTCTTCAAAACATTTATTATCATCATTTTATCCTCGATCCTCCCGGTCATTGCGGCTAACTGGATCATCTACCGTCAGTCCTCACAGCTGATAGAAAAGCAGATACTGAAAACCAGTATGAATGTACTTAACAAGAGCAGCGAAATGGTCAATCTGATCTACCGGGAAATAGAACAGGTCCACAAGCAGATTGCCGGTAACAAGGACGTGATTCAATTTATCTTTAATCCCCACCTGGAAGTATATCCACGCAATCTGGATATTCTGAATATGCTCGGCAATATATCCGCAACCAATGAATATATTGAATCCATCTACATTTATGGAAGTCACTCAAAACAGATTATCCATTCCAACGGAAAACTATACAGCCTGGATGAGTTCCCCGACACCTTCTGGATTCCAGTATATGAGAAGAGCAGAGTTCCGATTGAGTGGCTGGGTACCAGACGAGTTACTGAAGATACAGGATTCAACAGCAATGTAATAACCAGTATATGCAACATCCCGTTCCGGTCCGAAAGCAAGATGGGTGCTGTCGTTATAAACATCAAGGAACGAATGATCTACGCAGCAATCAAAGGGGACAATGCCATTGAACACAGTGAAATATTCGCCTTGAGTTCCGCCGGTATAGTGATTTCCCATCGTGACGAAAACCGACTCTACGATTTCGTCCGATACAGGCCCTATCTTATGCAAACCTTTTCCACTGGAACCGGATCCTACATAGCAGACATGTATGGGATGAAAAGCCTCTTCGCTTTTACAACCTCCCCCCACAACAATTGGAAGTATGTATACCGGATACCCCTGGACCATATACAGAATGACAGTCACCTTGTTCTCGGCATTATACTGGCGATCACATTAATCTATATCGCTTTGAGTATGTTTATATCCCTGGCAATATCCAGGGGAATCTATAATCCTGTAGCAAATCTGATAAAGATAATTCTTGTTTCTCAGAGAAGCGGTTCTGAATCGTCCCTGCAAAAACCAATAACCAATGAGTATAAGTTTCTGGAACAGATTTATTGCGACGTAATAGACCAAAACAGGAATCTGGAACAGCGACTAACAGAACTTAAGCCCCTGATCAAGGAGAAGCTTTTCTCGGGACTGGTAAAGGGCGGC from Marispirochaeta aestuarii encodes the following:
- a CDS encoding sugar ABC transporter substrate-binding protein, producing MKKALLFCLILIVALGSVFAEGGREADSGYTFGYTCMTMNNPFFIILEQSIRDKVEANGDKLITMDPAMDVAKQINQIEDLITQGIDAIYLNPVDWEGIRPALVALKDAGIPIINFDTEVKDMEYVTAYAGSDNKNAGYVCGADLVKRFPNGGNIVVLDSPTMNSINDRIAGFMEAIKGKGFTIVAQQDAKGDLPTSMRITEDILQAHPDIKAIMGGNDPTALGALAACKAANRTDILIYGVDGSPEAKAEIASGSQFVGSGAQSPISIGVESVKLAYKVLNNEAYEERIPVKTFLINADNVNEYGTDGWQ
- a CDS encoding sensor histidine kinase, with the translated sequence MDKPLNYVYHFILILNLAIVSLLSLVMYQTTFLVCEADQARIFLEQARYLPHVPWHVPVYAIGSFLILAVSGLLKRRLGESRTILTFLLFLADIAITFFIAYNLNFSYKGLFLFIGVGAFFFISKLPLRYIAIGLVMLGYIFSDYDIISVRLNLVSLQDYISFYGPSTQIPLYSIRSTLESLNLMLAILFFQFLIQSKVRENKEFIKVNNELSDKLHQLEILQAKLEESARLKERNRLAHEIHDILGHSLTSISTGLEACIELSKKGGAELHRRLMKIKSVTDKGLTDIRRSVRELKSDAIVKSSLLRALQELINDANALGDQSVEFTIIGQAVPLEDDEEQTVYRLVQESLTNSFKYSESKAIDVSLRYTANQLSVSIIDDGKGCAQVKKHFGLEHIEEQIALLGGKVRFETAENCGFKTFATIPLRKGGKS
- a CDS encoding response regulator, which encodes MADDQELIRESLELIISSDSRFSVVGTAKDGREAVELAGRLKPDIILMDIRMPEINGLECVSIIKERNSAIRIIMLTTFDDDQYVYEAVKNGADGFLLKGISKSDLLTSIASVHAGGASVDPQTAQKIFSLFGRLANSSFLSLQTPDEQFKSLTIQEIKIMQLIGKGLSNKEIMQKVNFSEGTVRNYISNILKKLDLRDRTQIAIFAIQSGLMLKNLESLNG
- a CDS encoding extracellular solute-binding protein: MAKNTPVTRGKLRILGVLTVLILLMVFALLHYRSKTVVLELALYSGNSWGVPQNFAYAIYDKAVEMFEQRFADEGYTVVLRTGTMYKDYSEWFAQLVLKGKEPDIFLIIEEDFTTYAAIGLLERLDKYIEKSDLSPDVFFRNALEAGQYQGSQYSLPIYIVPSFLIVNNDLLDSLDLTIDLDNWTWEQFYHLCEQITDDLDGDGAPDQFGVEGYDWHHVFYTNDTSLFNADSTQSGFNYQRFSETLHFLKKMHALNQGVIVREGTFEDGRVGFKTFNLSEFRVYGSYPYRILRYEDFDWEALPFPHGPHGSSKSKLYTVQLGMSSRSRHKDVAFEFLKFISSDKDFQYQIWEYSNMLPVNRAVFDHIYKSGIMQRDGMRPLDREFIESVIANSYIDPDFKKYPVIDEYITQRIFTIIAQDEDISKGVGSLDQMINELLEDEYSVQTGKR